Proteins encoded in a region of the Triticum dicoccoides isolate Atlit2015 ecotype Zavitan chromosome 3A, WEW_v2.0, whole genome shotgun sequence genome:
- the LOC119270689 gene encoding BTB/POZ domain-containing protein FBL11-like isoform X4 — translation MSAAGDGEDGAAAAAADTVVLEITDAAASPSSAPPPPPIPVSALAGPLPSPTVLAVRADRSRLIESSSYFRALLGGSFSESGSGYVRISCDLGAAVQVLRYLFEPPGSFAISHHNFLPLLEGALFLAVESLLVDCERWFRTVRSRNPSMVVPLDFIIEAWFFAQKHGVTFVEDVCPGYLAQNFVQVISSRSFVHIPYDLLCSTIESPHLTVDSEKQLCEAILSWISASRQSCEQSVSNSADNQLSLLSKVRVCLLPLGFAAGTKRNCFEFGNNAVCMILNLLKDSLQTLLYTVTDDNLDSYRIRLTEYSKKIVLSGCPQLTTQFLYISALPTDLDAVFKRTIVSDVNDGCLNHYNGLVKKAKTLSFRNFEDLQYLLLRCPWINEINLSIDTSVILSKYSIISSRSEVRRDVNRNLSSYYMQSGLYGTSVNPVFSNISKLILEGRNDITDMNLLEISMLKSSLCYINIKHCTLLTDDGISTLLLNCRKMHSMILSYTSFGNHSIQTLCSLDPSDGFSYHKDEHAHVMAFRLQELHLEGCEGISCAAMSQLVSNMNIVKSLCLRETSLADGALCNFVGSSLEYLDISETVVSMVSLAPVIRRNSNLSCLKTAGCRNLLFEQGEVQSTSGNKYGRFLQEITSTCYLEDVEMGWAFCPVRVDDLIPSFSKVRRMTVGLGTTLPENILHALPEICPFLESLVLRFQVISDRVVRNLLESSTNLQVLCLHYCLGSLTSFSFQTMAPALRILRLQWVTPWITNDDLTILTQNCNLLELLLSGCKLLDSNSQEIISSGWPNLACLQLEECGQITLDGVDSILDCKALEEVLLRHTGRGIGRTIITDAIRELPLLRKLALDLCDASEGGYDTPNVPEGKMMRSVRMSRCKKSAAAARSCFVEASSSSSNPKPVQHRETIVLEWSSRQLTTAVVEERL, via the exons ATGTCCGCCGCCGGCGACGGGGaagatggcgccgccgccgccgccgccgacacggtGGTCCTGGAGATCACCGACGCGGCAGCATCCCCATCCTCCGCGCCCCCACCTCCCCCCATCCCCGTCTCCGCCCTCGCCGGCCCCCTCCCGTCCCCGACAGTCCTCGCGGTCCGCGCCGACCGGAGCAGGCTCATCGAGAGCTCCTCCTACTTCCGCGCCCTCCTCGGCGGCAGCTTCAG CGAATCGGGCAGCGGCTACGTGCGGATCAGCTGCGACCTCGGTGCCGCCGTGCAGGTACTCCGGTACCTCTTCGAGCCTCCCGGGAGCTTCGCGATCTCGCATCACAACTTCCTGCCGCTGCTGGAG GGTGCTCTGTTTCTCGCTGTCGAGAGCCTTCTAGTGGACTGTGAAAGGTGGTTCAGAACCGTGAGATCTCGAAATCCCTCCATGGTGGTACCGTTGGATTTCATAATCGAGGCCTGGTTCTTCGCTCAAAAGCATG GGGTTACTTTTGTTGAAGACGTATGCCCAGGATATCTAGCTCAGAATTTT GTACAAGTTATCTCCAGTAGGTCATTTGTTCATATACCTTATGATCTGCTGTGCTCCACCATTGAATCCCCACACCTGACTGTGGATAG TGAAAAGCAATTGTGTGAAGCAATTTTATCTTGGATTTCCGCAAGTAGGCAATCCTGTGAACAATCAGTCTCCAACTCAGCAGATAACCAACTCTCCCTTCTTAGCAAG GTTAGGGTATGCCTTTTACCTTTAGGATTTGCAGCAG GTACAAAGAGAAACTGCTTTGAATTTGGGAACAATGCTGTATGTATGATTCTTAATCTGCTTAAGGACAGTTTGCAAACTCTACTGTATACAGTTACCGATGACAACTTGGATAGTTACCGTATTCGATTAACAGAATACTCCAAG aaaatagTACTTTCGGGATGTCCCCAGTTAACTACGCAATTCCTATACATATCGGCGCTCCCCACTGATCTAGATGCTGTATTTAAGAGAACTATAGTGAGCGATGTTAACGATGGATGTTTGAACCATTACAATGGGCTGGTGAAGAAGGCTAAAACCTTGTCATTTAGAAAT TTTGAAGATTTGCAGTATTTGTTACTGAGATGTCCATGGATTAATGAAATCAATTTGAGTATTGATACAAGCGTTATACTATCCAAGTACTCGATTATATCTTCTAGATCTGAAGTACGGCGTGACGTGAATCGAAATCTATCTAGCTATTACATGCAAAGTGGATTATATGGGACCTCAGTAAACCCAGTTTTCTCAAATATATCAAAATTGATACTGGAAGGCCGAAATGATATTACTG ATATGAACTTGCTGGAGATATCCATGCTGAAAAGTTCCCTATGTTATATAAACATTAAACATTGCACCCTGTTGACAGACGATGGTATATCTACACTACTGTTGAATTGTAGAAAAATGCACTCGATGATTCTTTCTTATACATCGTTTGGAAATCATTCAATTCAAACCCTATGCTCATTGGATCCTTCAGATGGCTTTTCTTACCATAAGGATGAACATGCTCATGTTATGGCATTTAGGTTGCAAGAATTGCATCTGGAAGGCTGTGAAG GTATTAGTTGTGCTGCTATGTCCCAGCTAGTGAGTAATATGAATATTGTGAAGTCCTTATGCTTAAGGGAGACATCACTTGCAGATGGTGCTCTCTGCAACTTCGTTGGCTCTTCACTTGAGTATCTTGATATTTCGGAGACTGTG GTTTCTATGGTCTCATTGGCACCAGTTATACGAAGAAACTCTAATTTGAGCTGCTTGAAAACAGCTGGATGCCGTAACCTACTGTTTGAACAGGGTGAGGTACAATCCACGAGCGGTAACAAGTATGGCAGGTTTCTTCAGGAGATAACCAGTACGTGCTATTTAGAGGATGTAGAAATGGGCTGGGCATTTTGCCCTGTTCGAGTTGATGACCTCATTCCTTCTTTTAGTAAAGTAAGGCGGATGACAGTTGGCCTTGGCACAACATTACCAGAGAATATCCTGCATGCTCTTCCTGAGATCTGCCCGTTTCTCGAGTCTTTGGTTCTTAGGTTTCAG GTAATCTCTGACAGAGTTGTAAGAAATCTATTGGAATCGTCAACAAATCTTCAGGTGCTATGCCTGCACTATTGCCTCGGCAGTTTGACTTCATTTAGCTTTCAAACAATGGCACCAGCATTAAGAATATTACGGCTCCAGTGGGTTACTCCATGGATCACAAATGATGATCTGACAATTCTTACACAGAATTGCAATTTACTTGAACTTTTGCTGTCTGGTTGCAAACTCCTTGACTCCA ACTCTCAAGAGATAATCTCTTCTGGGTGGCCAAACTTGGCATGTTTACAACTTGAG GAATGTGGTCAGATAACACTTGATGGGGTTGATTCTATTTTAGATTGTAAAGCTTTGGAAGAAGTCTTGCTTAGGCACACC GGTAGAGGTATTGGAAGAACCATTATAACAGATGCTATCAGAGAG CTGCCGCTCCTAAGGAAGCTGGCGCTGGATCTCTGCGACGCGTCCGAGGGAGGCTACGACACCCCGAAC GTTCCGGAGGGGAAGATGATGAGGAGCGTGAGAATGAGCAGGTGCAAGAAGTCGGCGGCAGCGGCGAGGTCGTGCTTCGTAGAGGCGTCCTCCTCGAGTTCGAACCCGAAGCCGGTGCAGCACAGGGAGACCATCGTGCTGGAGTGGAGCAGCCGGCAGCTGACGACCGCCGTAGTGGAAGAAAGACTCTAG
- the LOC119270689 gene encoding BTB/POZ domain-containing protein FBL11-like isoform X5, whose protein sequence is MSAAGDGEDGAAAAAADTVVLEITDAAASPSSAPPPPPIPVSALAGPLPSPTVLAVRADRSRLIESSSYFRALLGGSFSESGSGYVRISCDLGAAVQVLRYLFEPPGSFAISHHNFLPLLEGALFLAVESLLVDCERWFRTVRSRNPSMVVPLDFIIEAWFFAQKHGVTFVEDVCPGYLAQNFVQVISSRSFVHIPYDLLCSTIESPHLTVDSEKQLCEAILSWISASRQSCEQSVSNSADNQLSLLSKVRVCLLPLGFAAGTKRNCFEFGNNAVCMILNLLKDSLQTLLYTVTDDNLDSYRIRLTEYSKKIVLSGCPQLTTQFLYISALPTDLDAVFKRTIVSDVNDGCLNHYNGLVKKAKTLSFRNVRIVDLSKCPNVHFGAAILWMKWAFPELRTFIASYCLLFQFEDLQYLLLRCPWINEINLSIDTSVILSKYSIISSRSEVRRDVNRNLSSYYMQSGLYGTSVNPVFSNISKLILEGRNDITDMNLLEISMLKSSLCYINIKHCTLLTDDDGFSYHKDEHAHVMAFRLQELHLEGCEDGALCNFVGSSLEYLDISETVVSMVSLAPVIRRNSNLSCLKTAGCRNLLFEQGEVQSTSGNKYGRFLQEITSTCYLEDVEMGWAFCPVRVDDLIPSFSKVRRMTVGLGTTLPENILHALPEICPFLESLVLRFQVISDRVVRNLLESSTNLQVLCLHYCLGSLTSFSFQTMAPALRILRLQWVTPWITNDDLTILTQNCNLLELLLSGCKLLDSNSQEIISSGWPNLACLQLEECGQITLDGVDSILDCKALEEVLLRHTGRGIGRTIITDAIRELPLLRKLALDLCDASEGGYDTPNVPEGKMMRSVRMSRCKKSAAAARSCFVEASSSSSNPKPVQHRETIVLEWSSRQLTTAVVEERL, encoded by the exons ATGTCCGCCGCCGGCGACGGGGaagatggcgccgccgccgccgccgccgacacggtGGTCCTGGAGATCACCGACGCGGCAGCATCCCCATCCTCCGCGCCCCCACCTCCCCCCATCCCCGTCTCCGCCCTCGCCGGCCCCCTCCCGTCCCCGACAGTCCTCGCGGTCCGCGCCGACCGGAGCAGGCTCATCGAGAGCTCCTCCTACTTCCGCGCCCTCCTCGGCGGCAGCTTCAG CGAATCGGGCAGCGGCTACGTGCGGATCAGCTGCGACCTCGGTGCCGCCGTGCAGGTACTCCGGTACCTCTTCGAGCCTCCCGGGAGCTTCGCGATCTCGCATCACAACTTCCTGCCGCTGCTGGAG GGTGCTCTGTTTCTCGCTGTCGAGAGCCTTCTAGTGGACTGTGAAAGGTGGTTCAGAACCGTGAGATCTCGAAATCCCTCCATGGTGGTACCGTTGGATTTCATAATCGAGGCCTGGTTCTTCGCTCAAAAGCATG GGGTTACTTTTGTTGAAGACGTATGCCCAGGATATCTAGCTCAGAATTTT GTACAAGTTATCTCCAGTAGGTCATTTGTTCATATACCTTATGATCTGCTGTGCTCCACCATTGAATCCCCACACCTGACTGTGGATAG TGAAAAGCAATTGTGTGAAGCAATTTTATCTTGGATTTCCGCAAGTAGGCAATCCTGTGAACAATCAGTCTCCAACTCAGCAGATAACCAACTCTCCCTTCTTAGCAAG GTTAGGGTATGCCTTTTACCTTTAGGATTTGCAGCAG GTACAAAGAGAAACTGCTTTGAATTTGGGAACAATGCTGTATGTATGATTCTTAATCTGCTTAAGGACAGTTTGCAAACTCTACTGTATACAGTTACCGATGACAACTTGGATAGTTACCGTATTCGATTAACAGAATACTCCAAG aaaatagTACTTTCGGGATGTCCCCAGTTAACTACGCAATTCCTATACATATCGGCGCTCCCCACTGATCTAGATGCTGTATTTAAGAGAACTATAGTGAGCGATGTTAACGATGGATGTTTGAACCATTACAATGGGCTGGTGAAGAAGGCTAAAACCTTGTCATTTAGAAATGTACGCATTGTGGATCTCTCCAAATGTCCAAATGTACATTTTGGTGCAGCAATTTTATGGATGAAGTGGGCATTTCCAGAATTGAGGACATTCATAGCTTCCTATTGTTTACTCTTTCAGTTTGAAGATTTGCAGTATTTGTTACTGAGATGTCCATGGATTAATGAAATCAATTTGAGTATTGATACAAGCGTTATACTATCCAAGTACTCGATTATATCTTCTAGATCTGAAGTACGGCGTGACGTGAATCGAAATCTATCTAGCTATTACATGCAAAGTGGATTATATGGGACCTCAGTAAACCCAGTTTTCTCAAATATATCAAAATTGATACTGGAAGGCCGAAATGATATTACTG ATATGAACTTGCTGGAGATATCCATGCTGAAAAGTTCCCTATGTTATATAAACATTAAACATTGCACCCTGTTGACAGACGATG ATGGCTTTTCTTACCATAAGGATGAACATGCTCATGTTATGGCATTTAGGTTGCAAGAATTGCATCTGGAAGGCTGTGAAG ATGGTGCTCTCTGCAACTTCGTTGGCTCTTCACTTGAGTATCTTGATATTTCGGAGACTGTG GTTTCTATGGTCTCATTGGCACCAGTTATACGAAGAAACTCTAATTTGAGCTGCTTGAAAACAGCTGGATGCCGTAACCTACTGTTTGAACAGGGTGAGGTACAATCCACGAGCGGTAACAAGTATGGCAGGTTTCTTCAGGAGATAACCAGTACGTGCTATTTAGAGGATGTAGAAATGGGCTGGGCATTTTGCCCTGTTCGAGTTGATGACCTCATTCCTTCTTTTAGTAAAGTAAGGCGGATGACAGTTGGCCTTGGCACAACATTACCAGAGAATATCCTGCATGCTCTTCCTGAGATCTGCCCGTTTCTCGAGTCTTTGGTTCTTAGGTTTCAG GTAATCTCTGACAGAGTTGTAAGAAATCTATTGGAATCGTCAACAAATCTTCAGGTGCTATGCCTGCACTATTGCCTCGGCAGTTTGACTTCATTTAGCTTTCAAACAATGGCACCAGCATTAAGAATATTACGGCTCCAGTGGGTTACTCCATGGATCACAAATGATGATCTGACAATTCTTACACAGAATTGCAATTTACTTGAACTTTTGCTGTCTGGTTGCAAACTCCTTGACTCCA ACTCTCAAGAGATAATCTCTTCTGGGTGGCCAAACTTGGCATGTTTACAACTTGAG GAATGTGGTCAGATAACACTTGATGGGGTTGATTCTATTTTAGATTGTAAAGCTTTGGAAGAAGTCTTGCTTAGGCACACC GGTAGAGGTATTGGAAGAACCATTATAACAGATGCTATCAGAGAG CTGCCGCTCCTAAGGAAGCTGGCGCTGGATCTCTGCGACGCGTCCGAGGGAGGCTACGACACCCCGAAC GTTCCGGAGGGGAAGATGATGAGGAGCGTGAGAATGAGCAGGTGCAAGAAGTCGGCGGCAGCGGCGAGGTCGTGCTTCGTAGAGGCGTCCTCCTCGAGTTCGAACCCGAAGCCGGTGCAGCACAGGGAGACCATCGTGCTGGAGTGGAGCAGCCGGCAGCTGACGACCGCCGTAGTGGAAGAAAGACTCTAG